Part of the Vigna angularis cultivar LongXiaoDou No.4 chromosome 1, ASM1680809v1, whole genome shotgun sequence genome, gtagtcacatttatcagcatcattaggtgaaaagtTATCACAAAGCAACATATTGTCAAGTTTTTCCTACCATTGTTTTGGTGCTTATTTCAATCTATATAAAGGACCATGTATTACAATTAGATTAACTTTGATATAGGACACATATAGTACATCACTCAAGGCTAGAGTCTTCCTAGAAGTGagttttaaaaaacatttccTTTTTCTAGGAAGGAAGTTGTTCTGGAATCACCAAGATAAACATGTTCTTCTCCACCGCCTATATTAGTGTAGGAGGTAAAAGTACATCTGTTTATACATATGTGGACCCAAGAGTCtaccacccatttactcacattaGTCATTAGATTTATGTATAAGACGACCACAACAATAGTATCTATCCTTTTGACTATATTTGTCTTATTGTCATTTCTTTCTCTATATCTGCACTAAGGTGCATGATAGCCTCACTTTCCACATATGAAGCAATTTCCCTTCTTCTTAAAGGTAGGGTTAGATTCGTTGGTACCTTGTTGGAGCAGGTTTATCTTCTACCATGTTAGCTTTTACAGATAACATTTTAGCCCTTGCAATAACACACTCCTTCCTATTGGTATCTTTAATGATGATGTGTGTTATAAGTTTTGGAAGCGACATCTGCTTGTGTCTGTGTTTCAGTTGTTGTTTGTAGTCTGTTCAGGATGGTTGTAGTTTCGCGATTAGAAGTTCTAAAACAAAGTCATCAGGTATAATTATGTTCTCTGCTTTGATATCTTCACATAATTTGTGGTACTCATTAATTTGGATCTTTCTGTCCTTATCTTCAATCAGCTCCCATCGATAGTATTTTTCTATTATGAATCTTTGTTTGACGACATCTTTGGCAATATATTTGAGAATCAACAAATCCTAAATGTCTTTCACTTCCTTATAGGAAGCATACACATCGAACAAGTCATTATACAATGCTCTAAGTAGAGTGTGTTAGCATACCTCGTTTGCATGAATCTAGTCTTCAACTTATTTAGCAGGAGTTGGGTTTTGAAGATATAGGGCAATATAACCTCCATACATGTCTAATAAAGTAAACACATTCTTGCTAGCGCCGGATGTTTTGTCCAAAGAAGACCTTGATTTTAAGCACATTTGGGAACAATTTCACAAATACCGTATGAGTTTCAAAAACAATGTTTTGATTCTCGAATTTGAGTTATTAATAATGTTAGCCATAAGTCTTTAAGATTGTTGTAGAAACTGATGAAATCACGAACAAAAAGACTTTATGAGGATTATGGATTCATTGTTGTTAAGAACTTATTTGCAATGTGTTGTGCAAGTCTTTTGAGATACAATAAaaactttttagattttttaaagaTATCAGAACTAGTAAAgaactttaataataaataatccaatatcttAAAGAGATgatagagagaagaaaaaatgctAAAGAGAAAAGAGGACTAGAGAGAAATGTATAAGAAGTGTGTCTCTAAGAGGTGAGCATGTGCACTTATATAGAGAAAAGAATGACTTATTTTGCATGACAACAAATCTGCAACATTCTCCTTGATCTTTGAAACTGTCAAGCAGTGCATCTCCTTACTTACGAAAGTGACTTCAACTTCACTTGTAGCTCTGGAAGACCTAGacatttaatttgaaattgatcttgttgtagagaaaaaaagaaacacgTTCAAAAACGAGTTTTGTTAcaacaagaaaatatataatttttacaaaatatatatatatatatatatatatatatatatataattagaactCATGTTTGGAAGTTTTACGAGGGTTACTTAACTATTATTCTagaattaattttgataaattgaCACAAATAAGTGTAATTctaaaaaggtttttttttcgCAGCAAAAGGATATTCTCGGGTGTCTATATTGATACTTTAAATATGagaaatttttttgataaagTATTCAATCATATTAAATAGCAGTGTGGTGATACACATATACTACAAAAGTTATATACGCGAActtaacattattttctttgaaatttctTATATGTTATAATTGATGTATTAATTTAAAGACGAATTTAaccataatattattaatttaatcaatatattgtactgatttaattaaaatattgtcatcttgaaaaaaaaaaagtgccaTGTATCTTCATCACGTCCATTTACTCTCTTAGAGTTTTCTCAGGTTTTAGTAATTCTCAACTTGTTTAACCAATCATGTTTGATTTACATACACAAATATCTTGACACAAATATCTTGACAATTGATTCTTTGTCTTATCACAAGGTTAATGATGATTATGGAAAATTCATAagactttttaataattatgatgTGTTTGATTGtattacaattatcatttttatttggACATGAATTTAActcataattatattaatttaaccaAATATTGCACTAGTTTAACTAATGTgtcaaaaacataattaaaatatagtgGAAAAGTAGAATAAATATACACCACACAGAAATGTCTATTtatcgtttttttttctctaattagtAATATGACACTAAaatgattgagttatgttatGATAAAACATAAATGATGGAAGTTTTGGAGCATGATTCAGAAGAAGCAACATTTGCTCTACACAAATTTGTGACCCAACATTAGAATATTTGAAAGCATTAACTTCGTTTTGTCAACAACTTCAATCATTACAGTACTCACAACAACAATCTATCTACATTTGTGATTAATGTGTTCAGAATAATGCAATGGAGCTATGTACtccaattaaattttttttgaatgaatttattcgaacaaaatatttaaaaatgaaaaaagtttaaaatcaattaaaattttaaacatttaaaattctcttgaattttataatttctcaaGCAATCTAAAGtaactttaaaatttgttaaacataTATATGCACTTAAATTTTGTAGACACAGGAAGTTTCatagatatattaaaaggtGATACGCCACACTTTGAATACGTGTTTGGTTTGGAATAGTAGAGTATGGTGTATGAATAGAAAGAAGTTAAGGAGGTGAAATGAAATTCCTTTGGGGTGTAATAGGAGTCATTTTATGAAGGAGGCTATGTAATAGGAACACGTTGCTTTATGCTTTGTCCTTGtgccattttattttattattattgtataaagGTTAACCTTTTCTTAGCagcagaaaagaaagaaaaaaaaaaagagacagaATTGACCTGCCACCAATATACAATAGATAGATTACCTGCACCCAAGCACATGCCAAGCCACACAATGTTTCTTTTGCCGCTAATgcctaatttaaattttatcacaCCAACTCcgattataaaaattaatgctCTTCTATTTTATTACATCATCCCTTCCATTATATGTCACATGTGCTCATTTTTGTTCTTCCTAATACGACTAACTTGTCTTACCCATGAATAATCCTTTTAAAATGGGTTTGGGCAGGTTAGCCGTAGGATATCATAACAGGGATAACGccatttcttcctgcacctccttttttctttctgcacccctTCAAACCcctattattactattattattaattacaataataataaaaataataaatataaatattttctgtcattttctaaattcatttatttattagaaaaaataccccttgaatattattaaaagtaattaaaatattttaattgcaATAATATAACTCGGtcattaaacatatatattaatgcCAAATGAGAGTATAGATACCAATCAGAATAATTTCAcctaaatacaaatattaataaagatactcaattgatattaaaaataatttaaatataatgcaTTTTTTGAAATGCATTCCGATAGGACAATACTATTAGAATCACTTGAGACAATTTCCGGTTACCACGTTTTATGAGGTTGCGAAGAAAATATGGGAGTGAAGGAAGAAATTTCCCAGGCATAAACCTGGACGGTAAGCATAGTGGGCGTTTTTTCCTAATAATTTTCAATCCCATTTTCTGTTGAATTTCATACATACTTCATTTCGTTAGGATTAAGGAGGAACAAATTTTAATCGCACCACTCTTTCACTTAATTGTTGCTACTCAACCATCGATTAGACTCCAACGAATATGCTCCAGTCAAGCAACATCTAACTACCAAAAAGGAAATTGGATATTCCATAGGAATTTTGTgctttagaaaataatttattaaactacCACGAAAACTATTAACTCTCCACTTGAATCTGGagataaaaataagacaaaCAAAATAAGCATTTTTACGgcattatatataaatattattactataaataataaagtaaaaagttaaaatatttatttaattttacaaaacatatatgtattaaatagattatttatttcttctaaaaatcttcaatatatttttattcgcaaacatatttttttgtacgtcattttcatttcattaatgtcttctatttcttttcatttcattattatttttcccCTCTATATTACACTTATCATCCCAACAAGGCATAAGTGAATGCATGAAGGATTACAAAACCGTGTTACTATATGCCCTAAGCTTTCTTCTACTGTTGAGTGAGTTACATAAAATACAGACACCCATAATGTGGGggaaaatgaatgaatttgaatatgGCATGCGCCTTCTGTAGATTGGAAAGCAAGTAATCATCGTGTAAGCTCTCCATATTTTGGGTGCAGTCTCGATTTTAGAGCAACATGTACAAGATAAAATATTGCCAGAATAGATCTTCGAAGGGCTAACCCATATGAAATCCTGTTGACTGGAAATTGCTAGATAGATTTGGCAGTTTGAGAGTTGCAATTATACCACCAGCCAGAGCACAAACGGAGGCCAGAACAAAGGCAGGAATATTTCCACCACCAAAGAGAGCATCCCAGGGACCACAACCAAGGGATATAACAATCTAAAGATGCCAATAATATATCAAAACCGAATTCACAACATTTACAAGAAACTCAAACTCTAAAAGTGTAAGATGTCATCAAGGAAAACTATTACAGAGAGCTATAATCAACCATTGATTGGTCACAGTACCAACAGTTTCATCCCAATATCATACAAAAGAATAAGAAACTACCAAACAGGACGAAAAGAATGGAGAGGCAAGTTTAGGATAGAGGGAACAGTCTttcaccttttattttttaatgttcaaCCATTAATTTGGTACCACTATAATTGAACAAACATTACAGTTTAGTCTCATGTAAAAATCATCTTTTTTTAGTTCTTGACCATACTGTTGTTGTCCATTTTAATTTCTATGAATTTAAACAATTAGAGATTAACAGATTAAAAATGGTATGCATTACTAAAAGTTAATGAAATAACGAGTAAGGATTAAAATGGTTGAATTACAACTACACGGACTAAAAGACAAATTTTGTACAACTAGAAGGACTAAACAagtaaataaactttttattaatattcattGTGGTTTTTcagttataaataaattttatgcacCCTGTTCCAAAATAAAGTCCATTGGAATTGTGTCCAAAAATAGTAAATAAGGAAGAAATTTGGAGAGTTAATTGCATAGGAAAGATCAAAACACCACATTGCACAACATTAATGTAGTAGTATGAACAGACACATGTAACAAtgataaaacaatataaaacaaGACAATTTTGTAACTCCAAAAGATTCACTCTAAGAAAGGTGGAGTAACAAACAGACAGTAATActagagaagaaaaagaaaagtacctGAGGAACAACAATTGCAAGATTTAGAACTCCTATGGCCAATCCTGCGTAACCAACAAAGCATCTTGAGATCAGAAACTTTAAAAGACCAAATATTCAGCATATCAAAATTATCTACAACAAATACCAACCTTGGCCACCTCCTGAATCAGCAGTCAACTCTGCTGTGACAGCAAAGGGTACACTGTAGGTAATCTGCCACAAATATGGGAAACAACCATGTCATGAATGAACTCCCTTAGatatttaataaagataataGAATGGTTGCTTCAGAAGATCTAAAAGGAAACGGAATCCGGTGGTGCAACAAAATAGTTTAAATGTAAAAATCAAACAGCTCATACTCACCGCAAGAGGAAAACCAAGAAGAACAAACACAACCAAGGAAGCAATCTTGATTGCTACACTTGCTCCAATTACATGTTCTATCCCTCCAGAATGATTTCGAATGGAAATCAGACTAATGATAGCAGTGCCAGCCATGCAGACAAAGACAATAAAATTGCTCAGCGCCCATACCAATTTCGTGCCCATCCACTTACACATTGGTTCAATGAAAAAAGAGCTAATTCCAAGGACAACCTATGAAGCCATAAAAGCAGCGTCGGATGACATGACTCAGATCAGTAATTCGGCAGGAAAAAAATCCAAAACCCCGAATTtaacataaagataaaagaagTTCTAGATCATCGTCAGTAAATCTTGTGAGAAATCTCTCAAAGAAAACATGCTCAATCTTGAGTTCTTACTGAATTCAATAGCAAACCAAATGCACCTTCTCTAACACCTTGATCGTAAAGATCTATTTCAGAAGTGCCCCCTTTTGGATCACCATGATAAACTTCTCTCCCCATCCAATCCGTGTCAAACAGAAAGAAGGGAAACCATGACAACTGCAGAAAGGCACATGATTGAAGGGAACATAAGAATGATTGCATAGAGGAAGCATCAGCACAAAACTAAGTGCCTTCACAACCGATTTGAGAACACAGATAACAGAAACCTTCACAAATAAATACTGCAGTACCTACCCAAGTGAGAGCCATTACAATCAGGACTGAATGCATAGCAGGAGGCAAATGCCTTAAACTTGTCAACAAGTTTACCAATACTGCTCCAGGCCCATCCATTACATTTTCAATATGATCTTCCCCAGCTTTGAAATTCTTAGGATTTAGCTCTGCCTCTTTCCCAATGTGATCTTCAGTTCTCTGGTCATTGGATTCACCCATAACAGATAAAGGCcttgattttgaaaattcaacaccattttgttgttgttcatccAATAAAGGAGAAAAATCTGACAAGTGATGATGTTGACTTGCAGTGGTAAGTGGAACCTCATCAGCAAAATAAAGGGTGACAAATGTGCATAATGCCAGAAACACCTGCCAATATTGTATGATGAGATTTCAAGCTATTAAATCAATTATGCATTAAAACTTTTAAGTTTAACGGTATGCGATTTAACAAGGAAGATCATTAAGCTAATGACCGAACCCCATAACAGCACAAACTTTTCCTAATAGTGTTTCTCTTTGCTTTCATAAAAGAGTACGGTCCGCAAAGATGTTGAGCACAAGATAATGCAAGTAGAGTTGTTGCTTCATAAGATAATGCAAGTAAAGATTATCGTCCCACTagagaattaattaaattaaattaatacaaaaaacTATCATACAAACTGGAAGAGCTTACTTTTGAGTActaaggaaaaggaaaaaaaaaatagtcattCTAAGATAAGTCATGCTTATGATGTCTGACAACTGACAACGTAtactaaaagtaaaatatgaaGGTCCAATCTAGCAGAATTTAATAGTAACCTACCACAGCCACAAGAAATGCTGCCTTAAGATTGCCACAGGCTTCGCAGCAAGCTCTTGTGGTCAGGAAAGGGAACCATCTGCTTCGACAAGAGACGGTAAAGCATTAGTATGAAATATAAACAGAACAAATATACAAAGTCAAAACCAGCATACTTCTGGAAAAGcaacaataacaataacaaaaccCAATTCCTAACTTTGGATTTACTTTAATCTATTTATCAAAACCACTTCCGGATCCATTATGTTGACCACTGTTTCTCTCAAAGGGCTAAATTTTTGCATAATCTTTTCACAAGTGTAAAACTAAATCTCCCCTGTCTTGTTTCCCATTACTGATTTAATAAGAACATATATCAAATATTGGTgacagaaaaaatatataaataagcaTAAAAGACAAGCCAAGTCTCACTTGTTCCACTTTCCACTAGCACCAGAAGAATATCCTAGGATGTTCCCAGCTGCCATCCATGAGCAAAATATAGCATTTGCCACATTACGTTGATCAGGACCTAAATAGAAGCAAAATTTTAGTAGCACGACGGCTCCTCACTACCCAACAAACAAGTATTTTGTACAATATGAAAATCAATAATCCCATGGTGGGTGTTGagaatttaacaaagaaaacaagtgAGGCGGACAAACTTTACCAGACAGATCAGCCAAAAGTGCTCGAGCAGGACCCTACAAATTAAATTGGAGAAATGAAGGAGATTAAATTTTCTGCTGCACAATTGCATCTGtacaaaaaagataatatataatgaAGAAGGTACCAATTAATTTAACAAGCTTACCTGCACCGTGTTGTTAGCAAGGTCCAGCATCCAGAACCCAAGAATAAATACAAGAGCAGCCCTTGTTCGGGTTCCTTTAAATGTTCTACAATTCcagatatataaatttattaacgcCTAACTGGTCAAATAGGAGAAATTCAAGAAGTCGAAGAAATAAAATGAgcaagaaaagaacaaaaggtTGGCTACAGTAACCTGCAATGCTCGTGTGTATCACCTAATACATATCCAATGTCTGCAGAAAATCCGATTAATATCACCTAAATTACAAGACTTGACTTAGCTTATATATACTGTAGCGTAGAAAAGTAAATCAAAGTAAACAACCAATGTCACCGATGCTTACAGCCACAGATATCATAAGAGATCCTGCCAGAATGAACGGCCGCCTTCTGCCAAACCTCGACGTACATTTATCACTCCAAACACCAACGCAGGGTTGAACCTTAAGAAAAATTAAGGCAAACATATGACTTACTAGTTCAAAAGCAACAAGAACAAAAGCATAAACTTGTTCACATCAACCCGTCAACCTTCCAGAAAAAGTGATTCACAATGCGAATTACAGATTTATTTATCAAAGAACAAATCAGATCCACCTAAATTACAGTACACAAGAACGAAACAGCAAGGGACAAACATGAATGAACAAGGAGTTCGGCACACAAGCCGATTCATCGTAAAATAGATAAATTCGTTCAACATAGCATTAACTAATGCTGTAAAAACGGTGAACACAACACAAGCATACGTTCAACTGAACTCAAAGATAAAGACTGCATTTTTCAATAAGATTAAAGGAAGAGTGTAACATACCACAAGGCCTGTAATGGGACCACAAAGccagataaaagaagaaaaagcatGTCCTATTCCCAACGTCTGCGCACATAGTTAATCAGGAAGTCACGCTCCAGACACACATTGCAAATGCAACAACTAATATAGAAACAAATCCACATTCCAATTGCAATAACAAATCGAAGCGCGAAAGAGAAGGATCCGGTGAAACACGCAACCGCAAATATCGGACCTGAATGTAGGGCGTTAAGAGAGAGAGCTGCAAGGCCCAACCGAATTGGACGCCAGCGGCTACGGTGCAACTGAGAACGAGATTGACCAAGGAAGCTCTGTTGCTTGGCGGCGAAGGCGAGTGAATTGACGGCGGCGAGTTGACGTGGATCCGGTGGCCCCGGTGGTCGACATCTACGAGTTCGAGTTCGGGAGCGGAAGAATCGTCGTGGAGGTTCTTGTAAGGAACGCGGATCGACACTGTGTCTGACTTCCCCGCCATTACCACGCGCCTTTGGACATTCACGCGGATCGAAGTCCCGAACGCGAGAGACTGAAGAAGAGAGAACGACgacttttagggtttctttttATCTGTGGTTTTTTTGCGAAATGGGACTGTGAATCGAAATGAAAGGAAGAAGGTCAAAGAATTTGGgcgggtgaagaaaagaaagaagaaatggaGGCTACCATGGTCGCAAGGAAGATATGATCTGCTCCGTTGCAGCAGCGTCAAGGATGATACTCGCCCCCTGCTTACACTGCCACGTGGCAAGTTCGACCGCGTGTGGGTCCACGCCTTATTGAGGTGACCCACTTCTTTTGGAAACTCGAACTCATGAAGGAAACAAATGAAGCAACATATTTactaataaacaaattaatgaattaaattgtACAAGAGAATATAATCAcaaatgtaaaagaaatttaagtagCAGATAATTCCGTTTCTTAGTTTGGATAAGAATGTTAGCATTACTTACTTTCATAATGTTGTTTAAAGAAACTGAAAACGGTAAGAACTATTAAAAATatggtttaatacccaattttgtccccagtttgtttctgaaatCTCAATATAGTCCCTCTttagaaaagtaattgtaatggatccttAGTTGTAATTATGTGAGTCAAGTTAGTCCATTCCGTTAAATATAAGGAAACGGAGTTAATGGgttgatgatgtggcagtagtGAGTGGTTAGGTGTCAACATGCAATTTTGTGcgtgcttacgtggtgttagggcAACTGATTTTAAAATTGGGTTTTAATTAGAAATTGGGGATAAATTGATTTGGGGTGATTTGTTGGAGATTAGGGCATTTTGGTTTGTGCGAAAGAAGACAAAGGCAGTGATCGCGAGAACCATCAAGTTTAAGACAAAGCATTTGTCAGTGGACGAGCATTCGTGGAGGTCGTGTTGGTGGGGTAAAGAACGAAAAGCGACATTCGAAGGTGCATTTATGGtaggttttgttttgtgtttggttcCTTTCGGTGTGGTCCCCCCagaacttttgatttttatatgGTTTGTCTGTGTTGTGTAACCCATTGTCAATGCATTTGCTTTGTTTACTGTGGCGACATTATGGTTGTGGTCCCCCCTGATAGTGTGTGGTACTGTGTTGTGGCATTTGCTTTGTTTACTGTGGTAAATGTGGCTTTGCtttgtttgagttgtttatGGTCTGTACAGTGGTATGTTTATGCTTTGTTTTTTGCTTAGATATCATTTGGGTTAAGGGTTAAGCATAGATTAACTgtgaacaatttttatattagataaTGTGGCCAACTCAGACATTGAAGTCATGTTTCACCATAGAGGGAAATTTGAGAATAATGGGACATTTGGATATCACTATGGTGAAACAACAACTTTAAAAATAGACCCTGATCgatggagttattttgaaatattaagcaTTGTAAAGGAGATGGGTTATAGGAATGTAAAGGACTTATGGTATTCATTGGGTCGTGGTCCTGTATTAGAAGATTGTTTGGAACCTTTATTAGATGACAAGGGTGCTTGTCATCTGATCAATATTGCTATGTTGAATGGTGAAGCTCACCTTTATGTTATACATAGGGTGTGTGAACCTGAGTATCTTCTGCAGTTGGAATACTTTTCTGAACCCCAAATTGATAGACCTAGTGGTGAAGGAcaagttgagagagagagtggTGATTTGCAAGTTGATAGACCTAGtggtgaagaagaagttgagagagagagtgcTGAAAAGCAAGTTGAGATAGAGGTTGGTGAAGTAGATGTTGAGGCAGTGGGTGAAGCAGAGGTTGAGACAATAGCACCTGAGGTAGAACCTGAATCAGAAGTTGAGCCAGAAGGTATAAAAGTTGAGGTTGATGTAGTGGCTGATGTAGAGGCTATGGTAGAAGTTCAGACAGAGGCAGTGATTAATGTACAACCTGAGGTAGAACCTGAATCAGAAGTAGCCCCAGAAATGATTGAAGTTGAGGTTGATGTAGTGGCTGATGTAGAGGATGTCGTAGAATTACAATCAGAGCCAGTGGAGGATGTTGGTGTGGAGGCACAGGTTGAGGTACAGGATGATGGTGTGGAGGCACAGGTTGAGGCAGAGAGTGATTCAAATGTGTCCTTTGGCATATGttgttgtggaggtggagaataaggaCAAATGGGGTTGGTTTCTACATTTGCTCATTGATGATCTTGATGGTGTGGAGATTTCTTCAACCATCACATTTATGTCAGATCAACAAAAAATGAGTAACTTACTACCATTGgcatctttttttatcttttaaaccttcatgtcttttattttaacttgtataCCCTTATGTATTTACTTGAATAGGGACTTTTACCAGCATTACAAGAACTTCTCCCTGGTGTCCACAAGCTCCTCCAGCAAACCAAAGTCAATATCAATCAACTCAGCAACCTGAAACACAAGCTGAACAAAGTCAGCCAACTACTGGACCAAGTCAGCTTACTCAATGCGTTTTGGAACAAACTCAGCCATCAGAAACACAAGTTTAAAAGTGATTTAGGACTGACAGTATGTTTAGGTTAAGTATGTTTAGCTTAAGTGATGGCTATTTTGTAAACCTTGACATGTATTTTGTAAACTGTCATACGTGCATTTGAAGTCcactttttaatttcaatgacagattttgttttcattatgaTGTAATTATGAATGATGTTTGGATgattataatatgaatttcaATGACAGATTTTCTTTTGGATATGCAATTCACAAGTCCAATTTCTCATTATATTGTCATCACAGCTTCTCTTTTGATTATGATGTCATTATGAATGGATGTCCAAACAttgttcatctcataaacattgttcctttcctcaatcatggggtgtccaaacatgactttccagcctctactcacacttaaacactaaaatcaagtgaaaagcattagatttatgccaaaaaattaaaaattttgactatggtcacctaggttaccacaactgactcctccagtacaagtttatgtacaaatcctggattttgttcgtgtaatcgtttaccaagcatctgtaaacgattacaagtgtattttttggtgcagaagtttcaagacttcatctaagttgttcatctcataaacattgttcctttcctcaatcattggatgcccaaacatgactttccagATTTTACTCagacttaaacactaaaatcaagtgaaaaccattgGATTTatgtcaaaaaattaaaaattttgactatggtcacctaggttaccacagctGACTCCCcaagtacaagtttctgtacaaatcctgAATTTtattcgtgtaatcgtttaccaatgagttgtaatcgattacaactgtgttttttggtgcagaagttcTAGGACTTCACCTAACTTCATCATGTCACAAGCATTGTTTCATTCCTCCATCAAATACATCAATACTAATCAAAGTGGTCACTTTATTCATtaacaattcaaacaaaacctcatttcacaatgacaataacaaaggaaattcaattaacattaataatatgtacaattttgtattactttctcttaacattgaacaaaatatattccaaattataaacatttgttcatctatgtacaattttgtattactttctcttaagaaatctatacaaatatcactcatattttattctaagaAATCGAGTGTAAGGAGTCCTAAGCACTCTGCtcttgtaacgccttcgtgaCCCCATCCTCACATAAGTCTTCATTGGAGGTGGATTGGTGGACATGCCTCCCGGGGAAAAAAATCTAGTGTTCATAGACGGTTCTTCACATAAAACACTCTGTCCATCATCTCCGCAATTAGTGATCGGTGCTTCTCTGTCAAATGCTCATTCAAAGTAGAAATATACTTTGTTAAAAAGGAGTGACTAACcctcaacaacaaacaaaataaccaaaacataaaagccctaaaacaaaaacaacaaaaaatttaacaa contains:
- the LOC108321795 gene encoding sucrose transport protein SUC3 isoform X3, translated to MYVEVWQKAAVHSGRISYDICGYIGYVLGDTHEHCRTFKGTRTRAALVFILGFWMLDLANNTVQGPARALLADLSGPDQRNVANAIFCSWMAAGNILGYSSGASGKWNKWFPFLTTRACCEACGNLKAAFLVAVVFLALCTFVTLYFADEVPLTTASQHHHLSDFSPLLDEQQQNGVEFSKSRPLSVMGESNDQRTEDHIGKEAELNPKNFKAGEDHIENVMDGPGAVLVNLLTSLRHLPPAMHSVLIVMALTWLSWFPFFLFDTDWMGREVYHGDPKGGTSEIDLYDQGVREGAFGLLLNSVVLGISSFFIEPMCKWMGTKLVWALSNFIVFVCMAGTAIISLISIRNHSGGIEHVIGASVAIKIASLVVFVLLGFPLAITYSVPFAVTAELTADSGGGQGLAIGVLNLAIVVPQIVISLGCGPWDALFGGGNIPAFVLASVCALAGGIIATLKLPNLSSNFQSTGFHMG
- the LOC108321795 gene encoding sucrose transport protein SUC3 isoform X2, yielding MAGKSDTVSIRVPYKNLHDDSSAPELELVDVDHRGHRIHVNSPPSIHSPSPPSNRASLVNLVLSCTVAAGVQFGWALQLSLLTPYIQTLGIGHAFSSFIWLCGPITGLVVQPCVGVWSDKCTSRFGRRRPFILAGSLMISVAVSIGDIDIGYVLGDTHEHCRTFKGTRTRAALVFILGFWMLDLANNTVQGPARALLADLSGPDQRNVANAIFCSWMAAGNILGYSSGASGKWNKWFPFLTTRACCEACGNLKAAFLVAVVFLALCTFVTLYFADEVPLTTASQHHHLSDFSPLLDEQQQNGVEFSKSRPLSVMGESNDQRTEDHIGKEAELNPKNFKAGEDHIENVMDGPGAVLVNLLTSLRHLPPAMHSVLIVMALTWLSWFPFFLFDTDWMGREVYHGDPKGGTSEIDLYDQGVREGAFGLLLNSVVLGISSFFIEPMCKWMGTKLVWALSNFIVFVCMAGTAIISLISIRNHSGGIEHVIGASVAIKIASLVVFVLLGFPLAITYSVPFAVTAELTADSGGGQGLAIGVLNLAIVVPQIVISLGCGPWDALFGGGNIPAFVLASVCALAGGIIATLKLPNLSSNFQSTGFHMG
- the LOC108321795 gene encoding sucrose transport protein SUC3 isoform X1, which encodes MAGKSDTVSIRVPYKNLHDDSSAPELELVDVDHRGHRIHVNSPPSIHSPSPPSNRASLVNLVLSCTVAAGVQFGWALQLSLLTPYIQTLGIGHAFSSFIWLCGPITGLVVQPCVGVWSDKCTSRFGRRRPFILAGSLMISVAVILIGFSADIGYVLGDTHEHCRTFKGTRTRAALVFILGFWMLDLANNTVQGPARALLADLSGPDQRNVANAIFCSWMAAGNILGYSSGASGKWNKWFPFLTTRACCEACGNLKAAFLVAVVFLALCTFVTLYFADEVPLTTASQHHHLSDFSPLLDEQQQNGVEFSKSRPLSVMGESNDQRTEDHIGKEAELNPKNFKAGEDHIENVMDGPGAVLVNLLTSLRHLPPAMHSVLIVMALTWLSWFPFFLFDTDWMGREVYHGDPKGGTSEIDLYDQGVREGAFGLLLNSVVLGISSFFIEPMCKWMGTKLVWALSNFIVFVCMAGTAIISLISIRNHSGGIEHVIGASVAIKIASLVVFVLLGFPLAITYSVPFAVTAELTADSGGGQGLAIGVLNLAIVVPQIVISLGCGPWDALFGGGNIPAFVLASVCALAGGIIATLKLPNLSSNFQSTGFHMG